A single window of Thiomicrorhabdus immobilis DNA harbors:
- a CDS encoding FAD-dependent oxidoreductase — MSNQLSRRNLLKALGLGLTATALPGLVRAIDTTTIPQIIVVGGGFAGATVAKYLKMWGGLSVQVTVVEPNATYISPILSNLVLNGQKTTDDLSFNYINHSQKYGVNMLHDTVVAVDNTAKTIKLGGGSELSYDKLILAPGIDFDAMPGHDFTKVPHAWKAGEQTNLLKAQIDAMQDGDSFVMTVPKAPYRCPPGPYERACVVADYLKNTKGYTGCTVKVLDANPAITVEADTFGAMFAIYGVEYVHSAAVVSVDSDAKSVTYSVSGASSETLLATTLNVIPNQKAGSIVFTAGLNENNWAPVNPLTYESTKLNSANVPLGLDIHIIGDSQGTGLPKAGHIGNSEAKICADAVLRSLKGLEPDPAPKTNSACYSPVSSSTASWLTAVYEFNASTGQMQPIDIVPNSVVDKYASGAPSAENYRSMFNWAGNLFQDTFA, encoded by the coding sequence ATGAGTAATCAATTATCACGCAGAAATTTATTGAAAGCGCTTGGCCTTGGGTTAACTGCAACAGCTTTACCAGGCCTGGTAAGAGCGATTGACACTACAACCATACCGCAAATTATTGTTGTTGGTGGAGGTTTTGCAGGAGCCACGGTGGCTAAATATTTGAAAATGTGGGGTGGTTTAAGTGTTCAAGTAACGGTTGTTGAACCTAACGCAACTTACATTTCACCGATTCTAAGTAACTTGGTTTTAAATGGCCAAAAAACGACCGATGATTTAAGTTTTAATTATATTAATCATAGTCAAAAATATGGCGTTAATATGCTGCATGACACCGTTGTGGCGGTAGATAACACGGCTAAAACAATTAAATTAGGTGGAGGAAGCGAGCTTTCTTATGACAAGTTGATTTTGGCACCTGGTATTGATTTTGATGCCATGCCAGGTCATGACTTTACAAAAGTACCTCATGCTTGGAAAGCGGGTGAGCAAACCAATTTATTAAAAGCACAAATTGACGCCATGCAAGATGGTGATAGCTTTGTTATGACCGTTCCAAAAGCACCATATCGTTGTCCTCCAGGGCCTTATGAGCGTGCCTGTGTTGTGGCGGATTACCTGAAAAACACTAAAGGTTATACAGGGTGTACTGTGAAGGTGCTGGACGCTAATCCAGCGATTACCGTTGAAGCAGATACCTTTGGTGCGATGTTTGCAATTTATGGCGTTGAGTATGTTCATAGTGCGGCAGTGGTTAGCGTTGATTCAGATGCAAAGAGTGTGACTTATAGTGTGAGCGGGGCATCCAGTGAAACCCTTTTAGCAACAACATTAAATGTTATTCCTAATCAAAAAGCAGGTTCCATTGTCTTTACTGCCGGATTGAACGAAAACAATTGGGCACCCGTTAATCCATTGACTTATGAATCTACAAAGTTGAATAGTGCTAATGTACCTCTTGGTCTAGATATTCATATTATTGGTGATTCACAAGGCACAGGTTTGCCAAAAGCAGGTCATATTGGAAATTCAGAAGCCAAGATTTGTGCTGATGCTGTGCTTCGCTCATTAAAAGGTTTGGAACCAGATCCTGCTCCAAAAACCAATTCAGCCTGTTATAGCCCCGTTTCATCTAGTACGGCGTCATGGTTAACTGCGGTATATGAATTTAATGCTTCAACAGGACAAATGCAACCTATTGATATCGTTCCGAATAGTGTCGTAGATAAATATGCATCAGGAGCTCCTAGTGCAGAAAATTATCGTTCCATGTTTAATTGGGCAGGCAATTTATTTCAAGATACATTTGCATGA
- a CDS encoding c-type cytochrome, protein MKLYKAPFILSSLTMAVLLASCGGGGSDSTTTAATSTTTSVVSGTVPGTLIEAFCADGTYYHVNSTDNGTTKHPFTLSIPSNVDCRLVMTTNEDDIANRVITSIQINSGSVVSGLINMSEDFDLGYIDLALNRADIDDANNDGIKDTPLEVPLTLPDGVVLRDVSSDSLDDDGDDIPDAYDSDYSSTEDSDGDGIDDIYDRDDDNDGSNDDVDSDDDGDGIPDSEDPDHDDSYESGTTTVYTPVAEYTVTSGRLLASQCAQCHGTNGSSTNSWDSIAGESAAELVSEMLEIKAGEEDLIMQAQAHGYTDSEIQALASWLATQPSSDNDD, encoded by the coding sequence ATGAAACTTTATAAAGCCCCATTTATTTTATCCAGCCTAACGATGGCTGTTCTATTAGCTTCATGTGGTGGAGGTGGTAGCGATTCAACAACCACCGCAGCAACATCGACCACTACAAGTGTGGTGAGTGGTACGGTTCCCGGCACATTGATTGAAGCCTTTTGTGCTGATGGTACTTATTATCATGTGAATTCAACAGATAACGGTACCACTAAACACCCATTCACACTTTCAATACCTAGTAATGTCGATTGTAGATTGGTTATGACAACCAATGAAGACGATATAGCCAATCGAGTAATCACTTCTATACAAATTAACTCCGGTTCGGTAGTGAGTGGGTTGATCAATATGTCAGAAGATTTTGATCTTGGCTATATCGATTTGGCATTAAATCGTGCTGATATTGATGATGCTAATAATGACGGGATAAAAGATACACCATTAGAAGTTCCTTTAACCTTGCCAGATGGTGTCGTGCTAAGGGATGTTTCTTCAGATTCTTTAGATGATGATGGCGATGATATTCCAGATGCCTACGATTCTGATTACTCCTCTACCGAAGATAGTGATGGAGATGGAATTGATGATATCTACGATCGTGATGATGATAATGATGGTTCAAACGATGATGTAGATTCTGATGATGATGGTGATGGTATACCTGACAGTGAAGACCCAGATCATGATGATAGTTATGAGTCAGGTACAACAACCGTTTATACACCGGTTGCGGAATATACGGTTACATCGGGAAGATTATTAGCCTCACAATGCGCACAATGTCATGGAACCAATGGCAGTTCAACGAATAGTTGGGACAGTATTGCAGGCGAAAGTGCTGCGGAATTAGTCAGTGAAATGCTCGAAATTAAAGCTGGTGAAGAAGATTTAATTATGCAAGCTCAAGCTCATGGTTACACAGATTCAGAAATCCAAGCTTTAGCCTCATGGCTAGCGACTCAACCCAGCTCAGATAACGATGATTAA
- a CDS encoding acyl-CoA thioesterase: protein MFKINMKVRDYECDIQGVVNNAVYQNYLEHSRHDFLLENEIDFVALANQGIHLVVVRAELDYKQSLKPGDDFYITVELEKESRVKFAFVQKIYRTVDGQLMLAARTLGVALNEKGRPTAFESLDNIISKD from the coding sequence ATGTTTAAAATCAATATGAAAGTGCGTGATTATGAGTGTGATATTCAAGGTGTGGTCAATAATGCGGTATATCAGAATTATTTAGAGCACAGCCGTCATGACTTTTTGCTTGAAAATGAAATCGATTTTGTCGCTTTGGCCAATCAAGGTATTCATCTGGTGGTGGTGAGAGCGGAGCTGGATTACAAACAATCATTAAAGCCGGGTGATGATTTCTATATCACCGTTGAGCTGGAAAAAGAGTCGCGTGTGAAATTTGCTTTTGTGCAAAAAATCTACCGCACGGTTGATGGCCAATTAATGCTGGCCGCTAGAACTTTGGGGGTGGCGTTAAACGAGAAAGGACGTCCTACGGCATTTGAGTCGTTAGACAATATCATCTCAAAAGACTAA
- the radC gene encoding RadC family protein, which produces MSISDWHENDRPREKLLKFGEQHLADAELLAIFLRVGVKGKSAVDLAQDLLDEFGSLHNLLNATQEEFCTAKGLGPAKYVQLRAVLEMSRRHFESGLQKTDAFTSPELVAQFLSHELAHQSRERFGILLLDQQHQLIRLQILFEGTLNQAEVHAREVVKSALEHNAAAVILTHNHPSGDPSPSQADIQLTKSLSQALKLIEVRTLDHIIIGDKGRWHSLAQHNQMP; this is translated from the coding sequence ATGTCTATATCCGACTGGCATGAAAACGACCGACCTCGTGAAAAACTCTTGAAGTTTGGCGAGCAACACCTTGCCGATGCAGAATTATTGGCGATATTCCTAAGGGTGGGAGTGAAAGGTAAAAGTGCGGTGGATTTAGCTCAAGACTTATTGGATGAATTTGGCAGTTTGCATAACCTCCTCAATGCGACTCAAGAGGAGTTCTGTACCGCCAAAGGTTTAGGCCCGGCAAAATATGTTCAGCTAAGAGCCGTGTTGGAAATGTCTCGTCGCCATTTTGAATCTGGATTGCAAAAAACCGATGCGTTTACCAGTCCGGAGCTGGTGGCGCAGTTTCTCTCTCATGAACTTGCACACCAATCTCGTGAACGTTTCGGAATTTTACTGCTAGACCAACAACACCAATTGATTCGATTACAGATCCTATTTGAAGGCACCCTAAACCAAGCTGAAGTACATGCCAGAGAAGTGGTGAAAAGTGCATTGGAACATAATGCGGCGGCCGTGATTCTAACCCACAACCACCCTTCGGGCGATCCATCCCCCAGCCAGGCGGATATCCAACTTACAAAATCATTAAGCCAAGCTTTAAAACTGATTGAAGTGCGCACTCTTGACCATATCATTATCGGTGATAAAGGACGCTGGCACTCTCTTGCACAACACAATCAAATGCCTTAA
- a CDS encoding FAD-dependent oxidoreductase: MSKSTVQLEISQAIWSRRQLLKSGVGLLAGLSGLTSLRAFADVPHIVVVGGGFGGATAAKYLKIWGKDTVNVTLIEPNDKFSSPILSGMVVTSQLEVEKLDFGYSRLTGIHGVNLVKDRVTAVDSAGKTVTLSDGVSTISYDRLILAPGIDFIDVPGWDKTKLPHAWSGREQLVTLQQQLADFPVGGTLVIKVPKLPYRCPPGPYERASTVADYLRVNNKKANVIVLDAQPEISIEADMFHALYTEFGVEYRPNIEVISVNSGDAEGNGRSVTFSQSGGPFEIIEADVINLIADHKAGSIIFDAGLNVDNWAPINPLTYESTVAGKENIYILGDSQATTQVKGGQAANAQAKICVDAILRTMAGDLPYATPITTVGCSAPVTQSKINWAGKAWRFNSGTGLMEVSAGNAAPEPSEVYLQPMLKWANNLFADTFG; encoded by the coding sequence ATGAGTAAATCAACGGTTCAATTAGAAATTAGTCAAGCTATTTGGTCACGTCGTCAATTACTCAAATCGGGCGTTGGATTGTTAGCAGGGTTATCAGGACTAACAAGCTTAAGGGCTTTTGCTGATGTACCGCACATTGTTGTGGTTGGTGGTGGTTTTGGCGGTGCTACTGCGGCTAAATATTTAAAAATTTGGGGTAAAGACACGGTAAATGTGACTTTGATTGAACCTAATGATAAGTTTAGTTCGCCCATACTGAGCGGCATGGTGGTGACTAGTCAATTAGAGGTTGAGAAATTAGATTTTGGTTACAGTCGTTTAACAGGTATTCATGGTGTAAATCTTGTTAAAGATCGTGTAACAGCGGTTGATTCAGCTGGAAAAACCGTAACGTTATCGGATGGTGTGAGTACCATCAGTTATGATCGTTTGATTCTTGCGCCTGGAATTGATTTTATTGATGTTCCGGGTTGGGATAAAACTAAATTACCTCACGCTTGGAGTGGAAGAGAGCAACTGGTTACTTTACAACAGCAGTTGGCAGATTTTCCGGTGGGTGGAACTTTGGTAATTAAAGTACCAAAACTTCCTTATCGTTGTCCTCCAGGGCCTTATGAACGAGCGAGTACCGTAGCCGATTATTTACGCGTTAATAATAAAAAAGCTAATGTTATTGTGTTAGATGCTCAGCCGGAAATTTCAATCGAAGCGGACATGTTTCATGCACTTTATACCGAATTTGGAGTGGAGTACCGTCCAAATATAGAGGTGATTAGTGTCAATTCTGGTGATGCAGAAGGTAATGGTCGATCTGTTACTTTTAGCCAGTCGGGAGGCCCTTTTGAGATTATTGAAGCGGATGTGATTAACTTAATTGCAGATCATAAAGCAGGTTCCATTATTTTTGATGCAGGGTTGAATGTTGATAATTGGGCACCGATTAACCCATTAACTTATGAATCAACCGTTGCAGGTAAAGAAAATATCTATATTTTAGGGGATTCTCAAGCTACTACCCAAGTTAAAGGTGGTCAAGCAGCCAATGCTCAAGCCAAAATTTGCGTAGATGCTATCTTAAGAACCATGGCGGGAGATTTACCTTATGCTACACCTATAACAACTGTTGGTTGTTCGGCGCCAGTCACCCAAAGCAAAATTAATTGGGCAGGGAAAGCTTGGCGTTTTAATTCGGGTACGGGTTTGATGGAAGTTAGTGCTGGTAATGCTGCACCAGAACCTAGTGAGGTGTATTTGCAACCGATGTTAAAATGGGCAAATAATTTATTTGCAGATACCTTTGGTTAG
- a CDS encoding c-type cytochrome: MNRLKTLKIKRHLGIWGVVLLPIFLVGCFESSSSEQISDSGIYFPIDSVDYSAVTLDPAATNLPAGARLLASQCAQCHGTYGVAVANWPDLYGSGAVGTAMTDYQDLSYVDNMMHLHALAYTEAEVDLLKSYYSKVNYTPAGGQ, translated from the coding sequence ATGAATAGGCTAAAAACACTCAAAATAAAACGACATCTAGGTATTTGGGGGGTGGTACTGTTACCAATATTTTTAGTGGGATGTTTTGAATCTTCGTCCTCTGAACAGATTTCTGATAGTGGTATCTATTTTCCGATTGATAGTGTGGATTATAGTGCAGTGACTTTAGATCCTGCAGCTACAAACTTACCTGCTGGAGCTCGTTTATTGGCATCGCAATGTGCACAGTGCCATGGTACTTATGGTGTGGCTGTGGCAAATTGGCCTGATTTATATGGTTCTGGTGCAGTGGGTACAGCAATGACCGATTACCAAGACCTTTCATATGTAGACAATATGATGCATCTTCATGCGCTTGCATATACCGAAGCTGAGGTAGACCTGTTAAAAAGCTACTATTCTAAAGTCAATTACACACCAGCAGGAGGGCAGTGA
- a CDS encoding mechanosensitive ion channel domain-containing protein encodes MRPTNMGMLKKIIVALLFTLFQLTSAIAAKSEQTKELSTQQVSIDDLQSLSQAISQSENLTDSEKNTLGLQVNQIQSWINSTTQSKQELQQHQQEISNIDKRTIEIKASLKKLEEQVKTSQTLTQTGNSIENLSSILNTAENALDEANQTYLKWDSALNNLQLLAADGAKQRSAIEEALNKLSKTNQPLSPTGNQQDLKQQVEHMVVNSRLMLLHSKRDLLQFQLDNMEALTKNAQAERDYWQANKTLQLQVVNHLQAIVQGQKTALAESELEQTVKTLVDTNSPLYAIQAKLIEVQKNKTALTRQENQVQQQINSIIDTNNSLQADFTRDKQIVELKGSRDIVAQVLHKRVDTLSSIHIQKSKALKINDQLNQAVLAQILLSEKLREATQQSPELLLASLLPRNTQFTEQETADLEEKALQLQQKYIDAAKELQSLYPGFISKLSELNSVYLKQQQQVQEYTQFLNNHLLWLPNVEVESLFSPSALKASLQWFFAPENYNGLFTDINDVISNQKTNIVIWLILIMALTAMRKRIKEELEQSAIKIISIRTDSLIYTLKAAFFTFTLIILLPLVLVGAATLFNDLNTPSEYTQRLTNSLMNAGVLIFVLGGLQQVCRPGGLAEKHFHWSISSVKSIYRELKWAIPIGVILIIIIGLNTDSVGPSNRQLIGRLGFIALMAGLFILFYRLWSPNSDIMRMANNQAQRHSWVQLHFIWFPLLLVIPILLTWSTLSGYYYSSLVLAERMNWTAGLILIIYMLRELLLRGIYLSERKAHFEERIKQQEALIAAQQENETSPKASSELPNIEEPELNYDKLNNQVKQTVNLGYFLALAVGLWLLWSDIFLALNLINDSTLPLLKSQMVDGVIQQVPLTLADLIQGLVLGAVTLLLAKNLPGILEFTLLKYLPISNAARYAISSLTQYIIAIIGFILIFRALGIEWSNIQWLVAALSVGLGFGLQEIVANFVSGIILLFEQPIRVGDIVTVDGVTGKVSKIRIRATTIVNWDRQELIIPNKQIITGQLINWSLSDPINRVTINVGIAYGSDVKQAMALILQAAQENPEVLKDPEPSVIFTNFGDNSLELTLRAFSNDIENLIGIKSELRNAINDKLNQAEIVVSFPQRDVHLDTSEPLEIHLTRSEKPTK; translated from the coding sequence ATGCGGCCAACAAACATGGGTATGTTAAAAAAAATAATCGTTGCATTACTTTTCACCCTTTTTCAACTAACCAGTGCGATTGCAGCAAAATCAGAGCAAACTAAAGAATTAAGCACACAACAGGTGTCAATCGACGACCTACAATCACTTAGTCAAGCAATCAGCCAATCCGAGAATTTAACCGATAGTGAAAAAAACACCCTAGGCTTACAGGTCAATCAAATACAAAGCTGGATCAACTCTACAACCCAATCTAAACAGGAGTTGCAACAACATCAGCAAGAGATCTCCAATATTGATAAACGTACTATTGAAATCAAAGCCTCTCTTAAAAAACTCGAAGAGCAAGTCAAAACCAGCCAAACATTAACCCAAACCGGTAACTCAATAGAAAACCTATCTAGCATTCTCAATACCGCCGAGAATGCTTTGGATGAAGCCAATCAAACCTATTTAAAGTGGGATTCAGCCCTGAATAACCTGCAACTACTCGCAGCGGATGGCGCCAAACAAAGAAGCGCCATTGAAGAGGCTTTAAACAAACTTTCAAAAACCAATCAACCTCTTTCTCCAACCGGTAATCAGCAAGACTTAAAACAGCAAGTTGAACATATGGTGGTCAACTCAAGGTTGATGCTGCTCCATAGCAAACGCGATTTACTTCAATTCCAGTTGGACAACATGGAAGCCTTGACCAAAAACGCCCAGGCGGAACGTGATTACTGGCAGGCCAACAAGACCTTGCAACTGCAAGTCGTTAACCATCTGCAAGCGATTGTGCAGGGACAAAAAACCGCCCTGGCGGAAAGTGAACTGGAGCAAACCGTTAAAACCTTGGTTGACACCAACAGCCCTTTGTACGCCATTCAGGCCAAATTGATTGAGGTGCAGAAAAATAAGACGGCTTTGACACGCCAAGAAAATCAGGTGCAGCAACAGATAAATTCCATTATCGATACCAATAACTCCTTGCAAGCCGATTTTACTAGAGATAAACAAATTGTCGAATTGAAAGGCTCTCGCGACATTGTCGCTCAAGTGCTGCATAAACGTGTGGATACACTCTCCAGCATTCATATCCAAAAGTCTAAAGCCTTAAAGATTAATGACCAGCTTAACCAAGCGGTTTTAGCACAAATCCTCCTCAGTGAAAAATTGCGAGAAGCCACTCAGCAATCACCAGAACTCTTGTTGGCATCGCTATTGCCAAGAAATACCCAATTCACCGAACAAGAAACCGCCGACCTTGAAGAAAAAGCACTACAACTTCAACAAAAATACATTGATGCCGCCAAAGAGCTACAAAGCCTATACCCTGGATTCATCAGCAAGCTGTCTGAATTGAACTCCGTGTATTTAAAACAGCAACAACAGGTTCAAGAATACACCCAGTTTTTAAACAATCATCTGTTATGGCTACCTAATGTAGAGGTGGAATCCCTGTTCTCTCCTAGCGCTTTAAAGGCGAGTTTGCAGTGGTTTTTTGCCCCTGAAAATTACAATGGTTTATTTACCGATATTAATGATGTGATTAGCAACCAAAAAACGAATATTGTGATTTGGTTAATATTAATCATGGCCTTAACCGCGATGCGTAAGCGCATTAAAGAGGAGCTTGAACAGAGCGCCATTAAAATCATCTCGATTCGCACCGACTCTTTAATCTATACCTTAAAGGCGGCTTTTTTCACCTTTACCCTAATCATATTGCTACCACTGGTTTTAGTGGGTGCGGCGACACTATTCAATGATTTAAACACCCCCTCAGAATACACCCAGCGTTTAACCAATAGCCTGATGAATGCCGGTGTATTAATCTTCGTTTTAGGCGGGTTACAGCAAGTATGCAGGCCTGGTGGGTTAGCCGAAAAGCATTTTCACTGGAGCATCAGCAGTGTTAAGTCTATCTATCGCGAACTGAAATGGGCTATTCCCATAGGGGTCATCTTAATTATCATCATTGGTTTGAACACCGATTCGGTCGGCCCATCCAATCGACAATTAATTGGACGTCTCGGTTTTATTGCCTTGATGGCGGGACTGTTCATTCTGTTTTATCGTTTATGGTCACCAAACAGTGACATTATGCGCATGGCGAATAATCAAGCTCAGAGACATAGCTGGGTACAACTGCATTTCATCTGGTTCCCGCTGCTATTAGTGATTCCAATACTTTTGACGTGGAGCACCCTTTCTGGCTACTACTACTCGTCACTGGTATTGGCGGAGCGCATGAACTGGACAGCGGGATTGATATTAATCATCTACATGTTGAGAGAACTGTTGCTCAGAGGTATTTATTTATCCGAACGCAAAGCCCATTTTGAAGAACGCATCAAACAACAAGAGGCTTTAATCGCCGCACAACAAGAGAATGAAACTTCGCCTAAAGCCAGTAGCGAACTGCCCAACATTGAAGAGCCTGAACTCAATTACGACAAACTCAACAACCAGGTCAAACAAACGGTTAACCTAGGTTATTTTTTAGCCTTGGCGGTCGGTTTATGGCTGCTGTGGAGCGATATCTTCCTGGCGCTAAACTTGATCAACGACAGCACCTTGCCTCTTTTGAAGTCACAAATGGTGGATGGTGTCATCCAACAGGTTCCATTGACCTTGGCTGACTTGATTCAAGGCCTGGTTTTAGGCGCGGTCACTCTATTATTGGCTAAAAACCTACCTGGTATTTTAGAGTTTACCCTACTCAAATACCTGCCGATCAGTAATGCCGCCCGTTATGCGATTAGCTCGTTAACTCAATACATTATCGCCATCATCGGTTTTATCCTGATTTTTAGAGCCTTGGGAATTGAGTGGTCAAACATTCAGTGGTTGGTTGCAGCCCTTTCAGTCGGTTTGGGTTTTGGTCTGCAAGAAATTGTGGCCAACTTCGTGAGCGGGATTATCTTGTTGTTTGAACAACCTATCCGAGTTGGTGACATCGTCACGGTGGATGGCGTGACAGGTAAAGTCTCAAAAATCCGCATTCGTGCCACGACCATTGTCAACTGGGATCGACAAGAACTCATCATCCCCAACAAACAGATCATTACCGGACAACTAATCAACTGGTCACTGTCTGACCCGATAAACCGAGTGACAATCAATGTAGGCATTGCCTATGGTAGCGATGTTAAACAAGCGATGGCGCTGATTTTACAAGCCGCCCAAGAAAACCCAGAAGTCTTAAAAGACCCCGAACCTTCGGTTATTTTTACAAATTTTGGCGACAATTCATTAGAACTCACCCTTAGAGCATTCAGTAATGATATAGAAAATTTAATTGGCATTAAGTCTGAGTTACGCAATGCCATTAACGACAAATTGAACCAAGCCGAGATTGTGGTTTCATTCCCACAAAGAGATGTTCACCTGGATACTTCGGAGCCTCTAGAGATTCATTTAACACGCAGCGAAAAACCAACAAAATAA
- a CDS encoding PhoX family protein — protein sequence MKLKTLNVAIATALSVSALTLMGCTPEDGVNGIDGSTYSTDLSFTAIAPAITDEEKNSIRATEEVTIAGESQTIGYHTLIKTGDTNNGETFGVVKDYTDTVITELDGSPVLCNGTDTGTGSGLDHFSFLQKNGKIYSVAQFECAPGAMYMSELEQNAEGQLSVKANTLQFVSQKEEFGGWVHCAGMTTPWNSHLGSEEYEPNAAAPGGTYYNEVSNKYWGNAALNNPYYYGWTPEVKVNVDGTPDYAKHYAMGRFAHELAYVMPDNKTVYLSDDGTDVGLFMFVADTAEDLSSGQLYAAKWNQTSNSGLGEAVITWIDLGHSDNATIKNLLDPDSDYTTNDGITFADVFATEPPTGTTCPTVGFTYTDTANGAECLQLKDINGDTLVDAADEALAARLETRRMAAYKGATTEFKKEEGITFNERDNKLYIAMSNVGSSMTDGAGDIDVASNGCGGVYALDVATNQMIGTNYAAYSMKGLIAGKPTDYTGTPLEGNTCDVDGIASPDNVTFLKDSDILVIGEDTSAHPNDMAWAYNIKNGTMERIFTGPHGSETTSPFWHKDINGTGYLTMTVQHPFGEVSGSYVRPAGVETKSEAGYIGPFDFSKLK from the coding sequence ATGAAACTTAAAACTTTAAATGTCGCTATTGCTACAGCGCTTTCAGTATCTGCATTAACGCTTATGGGCTGCACACCTGAAGATGGCGTGAATGGAATCGATGGTTCAACTTATTCAACAGACTTATCTTTTACTGCGATAGCTCCTGCAATTACTGATGAAGAAAAGAACAGTATTCGTGCCACAGAAGAAGTCACCATTGCAGGTGAGTCACAAACTATCGGCTACCACACTCTTATCAAGACTGGTGACACCAACAATGGTGAAACATTTGGGGTTGTAAAAGACTATACCGATACGGTTATTACCGAATTAGACGGTTCTCCAGTTCTATGTAATGGTACCGATACCGGAACAGGATCTGGCCTTGATCATTTTTCATTCTTACAGAAAAATGGAAAAATCTACTCAGTCGCTCAGTTCGAGTGTGCTCCTGGTGCGATGTATATGAGTGAATTAGAGCAAAATGCAGAAGGTCAGTTAAGCGTTAAAGCAAACACATTGCAATTTGTTAGCCAAAAAGAAGAGTTTGGTGGCTGGGTTCACTGTGCAGGTATGACAACACCGTGGAACTCACATTTAGGTTCCGAAGAATATGAACCAAACGCTGCTGCACCTGGCGGTACTTACTATAATGAAGTCAGTAACAAATACTGGGGAAATGCCGCTTTAAACAACCCTTATTATTATGGTTGGACACCAGAAGTTAAAGTCAACGTAGATGGAACCCCTGACTATGCTAAACATTATGCAATGGGGCGTTTCGCTCATGAATTAGCTTATGTCATGCCTGACAACAAAACGGTTTATCTTTCTGACGATGGTACTGACGTTGGCTTATTCATGTTTGTAGCAGACACAGCAGAAGATTTAAGCTCTGGTCAACTCTATGCAGCTAAGTGGAACCAAACCTCTAACAGCGGTTTAGGTGAAGCGGTTATCACGTGGATTGATTTAGGTCATTCTGATAACGCGACAATCAAAAACCTATTAGATCCAGATAGCGACTATACAACCAATGACGGTATTACCTTTGCTGACGTTTTCGCAACCGAACCACCCACTGGAACGACTTGTCCAACAGTAGGTTTTACTTATACGGATACAGCGAATGGTGCTGAGTGTTTACAACTTAAAGATATCAACGGCGATACCCTTGTTGATGCCGCTGATGAAGCTTTGGCAGCTCGCTTGGAAACCCGTCGTATGGCCGCTTATAAGGGCGCAACAACTGAGTTCAAAAAAGAAGAAGGTATCACATTCAATGAACGTGACAACAAGCTTTATATCGCCATGTCGAATGTAGGTAGCTCTATGACGGATGGTGCCGGAGATATTGATGTTGCTTCTAACGGTTGTGGTGGTGTTTATGCATTAGATGTGGCTACCAACCAAATGATTGGAACAAACTATGCGGCATACAGCATGAAAGGGTTAATTGCAGGAAAACCAACTGATTACACAGGTACACCTCTAGAGGGAAATACTTGTGATGTAGATGGTATCGCTAGCCCTGATAACGTAACGTTCCTTAAAGACAGTGACATCCTTGTTATTGGTGAAGACACGAGTGCTCACCCAAATGATATGGCTTGGGCTTATAACATCAAAAATGGCACTATGGAAAGAATCTTTACTGGACCACATGGTTCAGAAACGACTTCTCCATTCTGGCATAAAGATATCAATGGTACAGGCTACCTAACGATGACGGTTCAGCATCCTTTCGGTGAAGTAAGTGGTAGTTACGTTCGCCCTGCTGGTGTGGAAACCAAATCTGAAGCGGGTTATATCGGACCTTTTGATTTCTCTAAACTGAAGTAA
- the rpmB gene encoding 50S ribosomal protein L28 — protein MSKVCQVTGKRPVVGNNVSHSHRKTRRRFLPNLHTHRFWSEAESRFVKLRVTAAGMRIIDKNGIDAVIAEMRSRGEKV, from the coding sequence ATGTCTAAAGTATGCCAAGTTACAGGGAAACGCCCTGTCGTAGGTAACAATGTTTCTCACTCTCACCGTAAAACTCGTCGTCGTTTCTTACCAAACTTGCACACGCATCGTTTTTGGTCTGAAGCTGAAAGTCGTTTTGTTAAATTACGCGTTACTGCAGCTGGTATGCGTATCATCGACAAAAACGGAATTGACGCTGTGATCGCAGAGATGCGTTCACGTGGTGAGAAGGTCTAA
- the rpmG gene encoding 50S ribosomal protein L33: protein MRDKIKLQSTESAYFYTTDKNKKNMAGKFEIKKYDPVVRKHVLFKEAKIK, encoded by the coding sequence ATGCGCGATAAAATTAAATTACAGTCTACAGAGTCTGCTTATTTTTATACTACGGATAAGAATAAAAAGAACATGGCTGGAAAATTCGAGATCAAGAAATACGATCCAGTAGTTCGTAAACACGTCTTGTTCAAAGAAGCAAAAATCAAATAA